From one Cyanobacteria bacterium GSL.Bin1 genomic stretch:
- a CDS encoding DUF2281 domain-containing protein has product MDAKESLFAKIEQIPESFYPEVLNFVEYLKYKHHLQQKTETAFLSESVMAKDWSTTEEDEAWQHL; this is encoded by the coding sequence ATGGACGCTAAAGAATCTCTCTTTGCTAAAATCGAACAAATTCCTGAATCTTTCTATCCAGAAGTGTTGAATTTTGTTGAGTACCTCAAATACAAACATCATCTTCAGCAGAAGACAGAAACGGCTTTCCTGAGTGAATCGGTAATGGCAAAAGATTGGTCAACAACAGAGGAGGATGAAGCGTGGCAACATTTGTAA
- a CDS encoding YdcF family protein, whose translation MKKAFSPRFIAKIVLLLFMVRLGVIPIQSAIIQHQTPQPQAIFVLGGGREREQAAAKFAQAYPQLPIWISSGSSPDWTKPHFQEAGIPLSRLHLDYCAVDTVTNFTCLIDKLKQQNIHHVYLLTSDFHLPRAQVIGFFVFGSRNIAITPIGIPSRPQPEPWVDTLRDTFRSIIWIFTGRSFMRFHPRERELTTIKKMQWKPYRLP comes from the coding sequence ATGAAAAAGGCTTTTTCTCCACGATTCATCGCCAAAATTGTGCTTTTACTCTTCATGGTTCGACTGGGTGTAATTCCCATTCAAAGCGCGATTATTCAACACCAAACGCCTCAACCCCAAGCCATCTTTGTCCTCGGTGGCGGAAGAGAAAGAGAACAAGCAGCAGCTAAATTCGCCCAAGCCTATCCCCAACTCCCCATTTGGATCTCTTCGGGGTCTTCTCCTGATTGGACAAAACCCCACTTCCAAGAAGCGGGAATTCCCCTCTCTCGCCTTCACTTAGACTATTGCGCTGTCGATACCGTCACCAACTTCACCTGCCTTATTGACAAATTGAAACAACAGAACATCCATCACGTCTATCTCCTCACCTCAGACTTTCACCTCCCTCGCGCCCAAGTAATAGGCTTTTTCGTCTTCGGCAGCCGTAACATTGCCATTACCCCCATTGGCATTCCCTCGCGACCTCAACCTGAACCTTGGGTCGATACTCTGCGCGATACCTTCCGCAGCATCATTTGGATTTTCACGGGACGTAGTTTTATGCGCTTCCATCCCAGAGAGCGGGAGCTAACTACGATTAAGAAGATGCAATGGAAACCCTACCGATTACCATGA
- a CDS encoding DUF29 family protein, with translation MQTHQVSNQPQLYDQDYYLWLKKTQEQLATGDFSALDVANLIEELADMGKSEKRAVESNLTILIMHLLKYQYQPQNHSNSWLFTIREHRRRLEKLFKDSPSLKRYFSEVLNECYQDARELAAAETGLPLETFPPQTPFKTEKILNPAFLPSTNDDNNSNI, from the coding sequence ATGCAAACCCATCAAGTTTCTAACCAACCCCAACTTTATGATCAAGATTATTACCTTTGGCTAAAAAAAACTCAAGAGCAACTGGCAACGGGTGACTTTTCTGCACTAGATGTTGCCAATTTAATTGAAGAACTTGCTGACATGGGGAAAAGTGAAAAACGAGCAGTAGAAAGCAACTTAACAATTCTCATCATGCACTTGCTGAAATACCAATATCAACCCCAAAACCATTCTAACAGTTGGCTGTTTACCATTCGAGAACATCGGAGAAGACTCGAAAAACTATTCAAAGATAGTCCCAGCTTAAAGCGATACTTTAGTGAAGTATTGAATGAATGCTATCAAGATGCACGAGAACTTGCTGCTGCTGAAACGGGTTTACCATTAGAAACTTTTCCACCTCAAACTCCTTTTAAAACAGAAAAGATTCTAAATCCAGCCTTCTTGCCTAGCACTAATGATGATAACAATTCTAATATCTAG
- a CDS encoding DUF433 domain-containing protein: protein MSQRITFDTKKMGGQACIRGLRIPVSLVVNLVANGMSQDEILKEYPDLEPEDIKESLQYAAFLTRDEIYPLAN from the coding sequence ATGTCGCAACGAATTACCTTTGATACAAAAAAAATGGGTGGGCAAGCCTGTATTCGGGGATTACGAATTCCTGTCTCCTTGGTGGTGAACCTTGTAGCTAATGGGATGAGTCAAGATGAAATCCTCAAAGAATACCCTGATTTAGAACCAGAAGATATTAAAGAATCTTTACAATATGCTGCCTTTTTAACTCGGGATGAAATCTATCCTCTAGCCAATTAA
- a CDS encoding Uma2 family endonuclease, with protein MSVTIPLPNLQLMPGSLVSISGISWQDYEAIQQELGENRNLRLVYHSGTLEIMSPSAAHERPHRLIAYIVTAILEDQGRDWEDFGSTTLKYPEMAGIEPDTCFYIQNAAYARSLTNLDLTQSPPPDLAIECDVTSKTVIKAYEALKVPEVWIYSSDKLQIFVFSETGYEQVQNSLMFPDFPISDLIPQLIQTGMLEGTRQMLGKLKANLAKNQ; from the coding sequence GCCAAATCTGCAATTGATGCCAGGGAGTCTGGTTTCTATAAGTGGTATTTCATGGCAAGACTATGAAGCCATCCAACAAGAGTTAGGAGAAAATCGAAACTTACGATTGGTTTATCATTCGGGTACCTTAGAAATCATGTCTCCTTCTGCTGCCCATGAAAGACCCCATCGTCTCATCGCTTATATTGTCACTGCGATTCTGGAAGATCAAGGACGAGATTGGGAAGATTTTGGTTCAACTACCCTAAAATATCCAGAAATGGCGGGAATCGAACCTGATACCTGTTTTTATATCCAAAATGCTGCTTACGCTCGCAGTTTGACTAATCTAGATTTAACCCAATCTCCTCCTCCTGATTTAGCAATTGAATGTGATGTGACCTCAAAAACAGTGATCAAGGCTTATGAGGCTTTGAAAGTGCCTGAAGTTTGGATCTATAGTAGTGACAAATTACAAATTTTTGTTTTCTCAGAAACTGGATATGAACAAGTGCAAAATAGCCTGATGTTTCCTGATTTTCCCATCAGCGATCTGATTCCACAGTTAATTCAAACGGGAATGTTAGAAGGAACTCGGCAAATGCTAGGAAAATTAAAAGCAAACTTAGCGAAGAACCAGTAA